The Flavobacteriales bacterium sequence AGTACCGCCCAACTACTTGCTCTGCGAAAGCCGAGTCCTATGGAAATGGTGGCTGTGGATGACCAATTCGGAGAGAGTGGCACTCCTGCAGAACTGATGACCAAGTATGGAATCGATACAGCTGATGTCATTTCAGCGGTGGAGAAGGTCCTGACCCGCAAATA is a genomic window containing:
- a CDS encoding transketolase family protein, producing the protein STAQLLALRKPSPMEMVAVDDQFGESGTPAELMTKYGIDTADVISAVEKVLTRK